The Ignavibacteriales bacterium genome has a segment encoding these proteins:
- a CDS encoding acyl carrier protein, with the protein MDVEAKVKEIVMDKLGVEESQITPAASFTNDLGADSLDIVELVMGFESAFDISIPDEDAEKISTVGDATKYLKEKLGK; encoded by the coding sequence ATGGACGTTGAAGCAAAAGTAAAAGAAATCGTTATGGATAAACTTGGTGTGGAAGAATCACAAATTACACCAGCAGCTTCATTCACAAACGATCTCGGTGCAGACTCACTTGACATCGTTGAATTAGTTATGGGTTTTGAGTCGGCTTTTGATATTTCCATTCCAGATGAAGACGCCGAAAAAATCTCTACTGTTGGCGATGCAACTAAATACTTGAAGGAAAAATTAGGCAAATAA
- the fabF gene encoding beta-ketoacyl-ACP synthase II, whose product MSKRRVVVTGIGALTPIGNNVQEFWEGLSTGRNGVCQITKFDPSSFNTHFACELKNFDPLNYIDKKELRRMDPFTHYALATATMAMEDSKLDLSKINLERIGVVFGSGIGGMVTWEEEHTNYMNGGAKRISPFFVPKMIPDIAAGQISIRFGLKGPNYATVSACATSSHAIADAFILIERGSADLMVTGGSEASITPMAIGGFNSARALSTWNDRYMEASRPFDKDRNGFVMGEGSGTLVLEELEHAVKRGANIYGEIVGVGLTGDAYHVTAPPPGGEGAVRSMREALRDGGIQPNQVDYINAHGTSTELNDQNETQAIKTVFGEHSYKLAVSSTKSMTGHLLGAAGAVEAIATILAIKNSLIPPTINHDAAEPEMDLNYTPKVAVKKEINYAISNTFGFGGHNASLLFKKFVG is encoded by the coding sequence ATGAGTAAAAGAAGAGTAGTGGTAACCGGCATCGGCGCATTAACTCCGATTGGTAACAACGTCCAGGAATTCTGGGAAGGTTTATCAACCGGCAGAAACGGCGTATGTCAAATTACAAAGTTCGATCCATCTTCTTTTAATACTCATTTTGCTTGCGAGCTTAAAAATTTTGATCCACTCAACTATATCGACAAAAAAGAACTCCGCCGTATGGATCCGTTTACTCACTACGCTTTAGCAACCGCAACAATGGCAATGGAAGATTCCAAACTTGATCTTTCTAAAATCAATTTGGAAAGAATAGGCGTTGTTTTCGGAAGCGGTATCGGCGGTATGGTAACATGGGAAGAAGAACATACAAATTATATGAACGGCGGCGCGAAAAGGATCAGCCCTTTCTTCGTACCTAAAATGATTCCGGATATTGCCGCGGGACAGATTTCAATTCGCTTTGGTTTAAAAGGACCGAACTATGCAACAGTATCGGCATGCGCAACTTCATCGCACGCGATTGCTGATGCATTCATTTTGATCGAACGCGGTTCGGCAGATCTTATGGTAACCGGCGGATCGGAAGCATCAATCACACCGATGGCAATCGGCGGATTTAATTCCGCGAGGGCGCTTTCAACCTGGAATGATAGATACATGGAAGCATCAAGACCTTTTGATAAAGACAGAAACGGTTTTGTAATGGGAGAAGGTTCGGGTACTCTTGTACTGGAGGAATTAGAACACGCGGTAAAACGAGGAGCGAATATTTACGGTGAAATCGTCGGAGTCGGTTTGACAGGCGATGCTTATCACGTTACAGCTCCACCGCCGGGAGGCGAAGGCGCGGTTCGTTCCATGCGTGAAGCTTTACGCGACGGAGGGATTCAGCCGAATCAAGTTGATTATATAAACGCTCACGGTACTTCTACAGAATTAAATGATCAGAATGAAACTCAAGCTATAAAAACGGTCTTCGGGGAACACTCGTATAAACTTGCCGTCAGTTCTACAAAATCGATGACGGGACATTTACTCGGAGCCGCCGGTGCGGTTGAAGCGATAGCTACTATTCTTGCAATAAAAAACTCTCTTATTCCTCCAACAATTAATCATGATGCGGCTGAACCCGAAATGGATCTGAATTACACACCGAAAGTTGCGGTGAAGAAAGAGATCAATTACGCTATAAGTAATACATTCGGATTCGGCGGACATAATGCGTCTTTACTTTTCAAAAAGTTTGTAGGATGA
- the fabG gene encoding 3-oxoacyl-[acyl-carrier-protein] reductase encodes MKLLNKRAIVTGGTRGIGKAIVKELVANGCNVVFTYFSSDESALAIENELSNESVKIFGFKADASSFAAAEETVKFALEKLGGIDILVNNAGITKDTLMLRMTEKDFDLVINSNLKSVFNYTKAILKPMISQRFGKIVNISSVVGIVGNPGQANYVASKAGVIGLTKSNAKELASRNINVNAVAPGFIETDMTGKMNDQQKEAILSNVPIKRLGKPEDVAKTVLFLCSSDSDYITGQVLTVDGGMVM; translated from the coding sequence CAATAGTTAAAGAGCTTGTCGCGAATGGTTGTAATGTGGTTTTTACTTATTTCAGCTCGGATGAATCGGCACTCGCGATTGAAAATGAGTTGTCGAACGAATCAGTAAAAATATTTGGATTCAAGGCAGATGCTTCTTCCTTTGCAGCGGCAGAAGAAACAGTTAAATTCGCGCTTGAAAAACTCGGCGGTATCGATATTCTTGTTAATAATGCCGGCATTACTAAAGATACTTTGATGCTTAGAATGACAGAAAAGGATTTTGATCTTGTGATCAATTCGAACTTGAAAAGTGTATTTAATTATACCAAAGCAATTTTGAAACCGATGATCTCACAACGCTTCGGGAAAATTGTAAATATAAGTTCTGTAGTAGGAATAGTCGGAAATCCCGGACAGGCAAATTACGTTGCCTCGAAAGCAGGTGTAATAGGATTGACAAAATCGAACGCTAAAGAATTGGCATCGAGAAATATTAATGTAAACGCGGTTGCACCGGGATTTATAGAAACCGATATGACGGGTAAAATGAACGATCAGCAGAAAGAAGCAATATTATCTAATGTTCCGATTAAACGTCTAGGCAAACCGGAAGATGTCGCAAAAACAGTATTGTTCTTATGCAGCAGTGATTCAGATTATATCACTGGGCAAGTCTTAACGGTTGACGGCGGAATGGTAATGTAG
- the rnc gene encoding ribonuclease III: MSILDRIKFFYKRDFSTENYFKKELQKKLSDLQRTLHISIKNPKFYIKALTHSSFLDLHPEFQKSNERLEYLGDSVLSLVIGKYLFEKYPYEEEGFLTKSRSLLVNRESLASAADSIGLQNYILYNQRYLKDTVEGIQSILADALEAIIGAIYLDHGLASAEKFIINQLVKPLEEGDSFLMDTNYKGQLLEFTHAHKMASPHYIVTAEEGPAHNKEFTIQVFVGEELMGTGLGKNKKTAEQMASQTALQKLNQT; this comes from the coding sequence TTGTCTATTCTTGATAGAATAAAGTTTTTTTACAAAAGAGATTTCTCAACTGAAAATTATTTCAAAAAAGAATTACAGAAAAAATTATCAGATCTTCAAAGAACTCTTCACATATCTATAAAAAATCCAAAATTTTATATTAAAGCATTAACACACAGTTCATTCCTCGATCTTCATCCGGAATTTCAGAAATCGAATGAACGGCTGGAATATCTAGGCGATTCGGTTCTAAGTTTGGTTATTGGGAAATATCTTTTTGAGAAATATCCCTACGAAGAAGAAGGATTCTTAACAAAGTCGCGCTCGCTGTTAGTTAACCGGGAGAGTCTTGCATCTGCAGCCGATTCAATAGGACTTCAAAATTATATTCTTTACAATCAGAGATATTTAAAAGATACGGTTGAAGGAATTCAATCGATACTCGCGGACGCACTCGAAGCAATTATCGGCGCAATCTATCTAGACCACGGACTTGCGAGCGCAGAAAAATTTATAATTAACCAGCTTGTAAAACCATTGGAAGAAGGAGATTCATTTCTGATGGATACAAATTACAAGGGACAGTTATTAGAATTTACGCATGCGCATAAAATGGCATCTCCGCATTATATTGTGACCGCGGAGGAAGGACCGGCTCATAATAAAGAATTTACAATCCAGGTTTTTGTAGGAGAAGAATTAATGGGGACGG